The genomic interval CTCTTCAGATACTCCTAAAGATTCCGTACCGCTAAAAATTTTCATTACTTCAGGATCATCTGTCGGAATCGTTTTTGGGTCAATTCCGCTTAAATCTTGTAGCATCCTGATAACGGTTGGATCATCGTGCCCAAGAATATCTAGCTTTAATAAATTATCATGGATAGAATGGAAGTCAAAATGGGTTGTGCGCCATTCGGATCCTGTTGCATCTGCTGGAAATTGAATTGGTGAAAAATCAAATATATCCATGTAATCCGGTACAACAATAATACCACCTGGATGTTGTCCTGTTGTTCGTTTTACACCTGTGCATCCTTGAACGAGACGATCAACCTCGGCACCTCGATAGATAATGTTATGATCATTAGCATAACCTTTTACATAGCCATATGCTGTTTTTTCTGCAACAGTTCCTATTGTTCCAGCACGGTACACATTATCTTCACCGAATAGAACTTTTGTATAGTTATGTGCCTTTGGTTGATATTCACCAGAGAAGTTTAAATCAATATCAGGTACTTTATCTCCTTTAAAGCCAAGGAATGTTTCGAATGGAATATCATGTCCATCTTTTTGATATTGTGCACCACAATTCGGACATTCTTTATTCGGTAAGTCAAAACCAGAACCAACAGACCCATCATTAAAAAATTCAGAGTGTTGACATTCTGGGCATACATAATGTGGCGGCAGTGGATTTACCTCAGTTATTTCCGTCATTGTAGCAACGAATGATGAACCGACAGATCCACGTGATCCAACTAGATATCCATCATCGAGGGATTTTTTAACTAGTTTATGTGAAATTAAATAAATGACTGCGAAACCATGTCCAATAATACTCTTAAGTTCTTTTTCAAGGCGTGCTTCAACTAGTTCCGGTAAATTCTCACCATAAATACTTCTTGCTCTTGAATAACTCATTGCCCGAATTTCTTCATCTGCACCTTCAATTTTAGGAGTGTACAAATCATCTTTTATTGGTTTAATTTCATCGATCATGTCGGCAATTTTATTGGTGTTCTCTATAACAATCTCTTTTGCTTTATCTTTTCCAAGGAAGGAAAAACAGCTCATCATTTCATCCGTTGTTCGAAAATGAACATTTGGTAATGTATGACGATTAAGTGGATTTGCACCACCTTGCGAGCTAATTAAGATTTTGCGATATATTTTATCCACAGGATTTAAATAATGTACATTCCCTGTTGCTACAACAGGTTTCTCTAGTTTTTCACCAAGATTAACAATATTTGACACAATTTCTTTTAATGCCGTTTCATCTTTAATATAATCTAAATCTATTAAATGATTGTATACCTCTAAAGGATGTACCTCTAAATAATCATAATATGCGGCAATTTCTTCCACTTCTTCAGGAGATTTTTGCATCATCCCTTCGAAAACTTCACCTTTGTCACATGCTGATCCGACAATTAGACCTTCTCGGTATTTATTTAGTAGCGACCGAGGAATTCGAGGCACACGATAAAAATAATTCATATGTGAAATTGATACTAGTTTAAATAAATTTTTCAATCCAGTTTCATTTTGGGCAAGAATTGTTGCATGGTATGGTCTAGAACGCTGATAAGCATTGCCTTTACCCATATTGTCATTAAATTGATTATGATTTTCGATGCCTTTTTCTGCTGCATCTTTCAGCATCTTAATGAGTAAATAACCTGTCGCTTCAGCATCATAAATGGCACGGTGATGCTGAGTTAATTCGATATCGAACCTTTTACAAAGTGTATTTAGTCGATGATTTTTAAGCTCAGGATAGAGGAAACGACCGAGCTCCAATGTATCAATGACAGGGTTTTTAGCCTTTTCTTCACCTAATAACTTCTTATATCCGACATTTAAAAAGCCCATATCAAAGCTAGCATTATGTGCTACTAAAATATCATTGCCGATCCACTCTTTAAAATCTCGAAGGACTTCATCAACATTCGGTGCGTCTTTTACCATATCATCTGTTATTCCAGTTAAATCAATGGTTATAGCAGATAGTGGATGATGTGGATTAGCGAATGATTCAAAGCGATCGATAATTTCTCCACCACGGACTTTTACTGCTGCTAGCTCAATAATCGTGTCATATACAGCAGATAAGCCTGTTGTCTCAACGTCAAAAACAACATATGTTTCATCCGGTAAATATCGATTATCATCATTATATGCAATTGGTACGCCGTCATTTACTAGATTGATTTCAACACCATATAATATTTTAACACCGTTCTTTTTCCCTGCAGAATATGCTTCAGGAAAAGATTGCGCTACTGCATGATCTGTTAAAGCAATAGCCTTATGTCCCCATTTTTTCGCTTGTTCAATATATTTACTGACTGAAGTAACAGCATCCATTTGACTCATTGGTGAGTGTAAATGAAGTTCAACCCGCTTCTCATTTTCTGGCGATAGATCCTGACGTTCTTGTGCATTGACTTCATTTATGTCATTAGCAATCATAACTAAATCGCGTACGAATGTGTCATTTTGAATACTACCGCGTACTTTTAACCACATACCTTTTTTCACAGCTTGTACTAATACTGCATCTTCTTTATCTCTAGCGAACATTTTTACAAGGATTGAGCTTGTATAATCTGTAATTTTAAAGGTAAGGAGTGTTCGTCCACTTCTTAATTCTTTCGTTTCAGCATCAAAAACATATCCTTGAATTGCCACTCTTCTTTCTTCATCTTCAATAGAAGCAAGAGTACGAATTTCTTCATCATTTTTAATGGTATATCCTATTGTTAAAGGACCAGTGAATTCTGGCTTAGTTGATTCTTCCTTCTCAGCATTCATCATATCCGTTAATGCTTTTAGCCCTTTTTCTTTATCTTCTTGCAGCTTTTGTTCTTGAAACCTTTGAATCTCTTCTTTTGTTACTGCAACGGTTGTATCCATTTGAAAAGTAGGGAATCCAAGCTCCTGAAAACTTTCTTGAATAAGGTGGGCATATTTCTTCTTAATTGTCATTGCCTCAGTATCGTTTTTTGTCTTTACGATTACTTTTATACCTTGTAAAGTCGGTTTTTGCTCATTTAAAAGAGCGAGCATTGGCGGAGAAATCCCATCCATTTGCTGAATACAAATTGACCAATAATCTTGTACAAGTTTTTCATCAAAAACTGGATCCTTCGTTTCAATAGAAAATGTAATATCGGCTATATGAGAAAAAGACTTAACAAGTTTTGCTTGAAACAATTGATATACATCAAATGGTAGTATTTTTTCAAATTGAAAATGGAAATGCCAATTTTTTGTATGTTTATGAACGGTTAATTTGGCAATTGAACCATTTTTAAAATGAACGACAGCTGCATCTTCAGTTAAATTTATTTGTTGGAGCAGGAGTTGAAATCGCTCAATTTGGTTCACTTTCTCCATTTAAGTCATCCCCTTTCTCCATTAATTTCAAATATTGCATTTCATGACGAATGTCATTGGCTGAAATGGTCTAATCACAATGGAAGAGGCTGCCTCATTGTTAACAAAGCCTCTATACATATTACATGTATAAGGGCTATGTCCACTACATTCGAGTCAGCCTCTTCTCGTCAATTTTCTAGTTTTATTTTAACATGCTTTATTCTTCTCTGTAACCTATTTTAGTTACCAAGTAATTGCTTGATTTTGTCATAAAGCTCCGTTACTGACACTTCAAAAGATTCACCTGTTTTACGAACTTTTACTTCTACAATTCCATCTTCTGCTTTTTTACCAACTGTAACACGAACAGGTAAGCCGATAAGATCAGAATCTGCAAATTTAACACCAACACGTTCTGGACGGTCATCAAGTAAAACATCATATCCTTTTTGTAAAAATTCAGCATATAGTTTATCTGATAAATCCTTTTGTGCATCATTTTTTACATTAACTGGAATGACATGAATCTGGAATGGGGCAACAGATTCTGGCCACACGATCCCACTTTCATCATTATACTGTTCAATAATTGCAGCAAGTGTTCTAGATACACCAATTCCATAACAGCCCATAATCATTGGCTGTGTACGTCCATTTTCATCTAAAAACGTAGCATCCATTGCTTCACTGTATCTAGTGCCAAGTTTGAACACATGGCCAACTTCAATACCTTTAGCAAATTTAATAACGCCTTCACCATCTGGGGATTTGTCACCTTCTTGGATAAAACGGAGATCAGCATATTGTGAAATTTTAGCATCACGGTCAATATTAACACCTTGGAAATGGAAATGCTCCTCGTTTGCTCCACATACTCCATTTACCACTGCAGCAATCGCATGGTCTGCAACAACTTCGACATCATTAGATACATTGATTGGTCCAACAAACCCTGGGACACAATTTAAGGTTTCTTTTGTTTCTTCAGCTGAAGCCAATTCAACAACAGTTGCACCATAAAGGTTTTTCAGCTTAATATCATTCACTTCATGATCCCCGCGAACTAATGTGAGTACGAATCGATCATCAACCTTAAATAATATTGATTTAATACAAGATTCCTTCGCTACATTTAGAAACGTAGATATTTCTGCAATCGTTTTTTGATTCGGTGTTTCAATTTTTTCTAACGGTTTTAATGCTTCCGACCTTTTTTCATATGTTGAAATAACTGGAGCCATCTCTATGTTTGCAGCATATTTTGATGTGTCTGAGTATGCGATTGTATCTTCGCCAACATCAGATAATACCATAAATTCATGTGTATCTTTACCGCCCATTGCACCTGAGTCCGCAATAACTGCTCTAAAATCTAGACCACAACGAGTAAATATATTTTGATACGCAGTAAACATTTTATCATATACTTCATCTAAGCTTTCCTGTGTAGCATGGAATGAATATGCATCTTTCATAATAAATTCACGGCCACGTAATACGCCGAATCGAGGACGCTTTTCATCACGAAATTTTGTTTGAATTTGATATAAACTAAGAGGCAAACGTTTATAAGACTTTACTTCATCGCGAACTAAACTAGTGATGACCTCTTCATGTGTAGCTCCTAATGCAAATTCACGATTATGACGATCTTTTAGTCTCATAAGTTCTGGGCCATATGAATACCAACGACCTGATTCCTGCCAAAGTTCAGCTTGTTGCATGGCAGGCATTAATAATTCAGATGCTCCTGCATTATTCATTTCCTCACGAACAATTTGTTCAATATTTTTTAACACTTTTTGTGCAAGTGGTAAATAACTATATACCCCACTTGTGTTTTGTCTAATAAATCCTGCTCGCAGCATAAGCTGATGGCTTTTCACCTCAGCATCAGCTGGAACTTCTCTAAGAGTAGGAATAAACGTCATACTTTGTTTCATTACGAGCACCTCAATTTTAATTAAACTTATAAGAATAATCTTTGGATATCATTCCAAGTAACCACAAGCATCAATAACATTAATAATGAAAAACCAATAAAGTGTACAATTCCTTCTTTTTGTCGATCAATTGGTTTTCCTCTTAATGCTTCAATAAATAAGAATAACAGGCGGCCACCATCTAATGCAGGTAAAGGTAATAAGTTTACAATACCTAAATTTATGCTTAATAGTGCAGCCCATCTAAGCAAATTTAATGAACCAGATTCAGCAACTTTATCTGTCATATCATATATACCGACAGGTCCTGAAAGCATGTCGATTGAAAATTGACCTGTTATTAGCTTTCCAAATCCAAATAATATTTCTTTTGTCCAAGTGTATGTTTCAATAAAACCATACTTGATGGAACTTATAAACGATTTATCTACTGGATTATAGGCTCCAATTTGACCTATTGTTTCTTCTCCAACCTTCGCAGCTTTAGGAACAACTTCATATGATAAAATTTCTCCACCACGTTCAACTTCAAATGTTAATTCTTTTTCAGGATTTTCACGAATAATTGTCACGACTTCCGTCCAAGAAGAGGTAGATTCTCCCTCGATAGAATGGATGACATCACCTTCTTGCAATCCTGATGACTTTGCCGAACCATCATCAGTTAATTGCCCTAATCTTGGATCATCAACAGGTGCACCTTGAATCAATCCTAATGTAAACAAAATGACTAATGCAAGAATAAAATTCATTAAAGGTCCTGCAAATATTGCTGCTATTCTCTGTCCGACACTTTTAGACTGAAATTGACGATTATAAGGAGCGATTTGAACTTCTTGTCCATCAACAATAAAATAAGATGTTTCACTAACGTCGAATCGTTTTAAGAAATCTTCTTCACCGAGCTCATAACCAGAGATAAACATGTTATGTTCTAAATCAGCGTTTTCAACTTCTACTATTCGAGCATTTGGATATTTTTCTTTATTATTTAATATGATTTTTTCTACTTTATTGCCTTTATTAAAAAGTAATCCAACATTATGACCAGGTTTTACTTCAATGACTTCGGGATCCTCTCCTGCCATTCTTACAAATCCGCCGATAGGCAATAAGCGAATCGTATAAACTGTTTCATTCTTTTTAAAAGACAAGATTTTCGGTCCAAATCCAATAGCGAATTCACGGCATAAAATTCCTGCACGATTTGCAAAAATTAAATGGCCAAGCTCATGGAAAAAAACAAGAGCGCCGAAAATGAGGACAAACGCTATCACAGTATTCATCTTAAATGACCACCTTTATGAGATTAATGTTTGTACAAAATTTCGTGTTTGTTGATCAACAAATTGAATTTGCTCCAAATTTGGATGTGAAATGCTCTCATGCTTATTAAGAGATCTCTCAATAATTTCTTCAATTTGAAGAAATGTTATATCACCTCTTAAAAAAGCTGAAACAGCTTCTTCATTTGCTGCATTTAAAACAGTTGGCATTGTTCCACCTATTTTACCTGAATCGAAAGCATATTGTAAGCATCTGTACCTGTTAAAATCAGCTTTTTCAAAATGTAATTTCCCAACTTCCCAGAGCTCAAGTCGTTTAGCTTTTACTAAAGGCAATCTTTCAGGGTATGTTAGGGCAAATTGTATCGGGACTCTCATATCAGGTGTGCCAAGTTGTGCAATAATACTACTGTCTTCGAATTCTACTAATGAATGAATAATACTTTCTTTATGTAATAAAACGTCAATCTTTTCATAAGGCATATTAAATAGCCAATGTGCTTCAATTACTTCTAAGCCTTTATTCATCATAGTAGCTGAATCAATTGTAATTTTTGCACCCATTGACCAGTTTGGGTGTTTCAATGCTTCTTCAACAGTAACTTCCACAAGTTCTTCTCGTTTTTTATCACGGAAACTTCCACCAGAGGCAGTAACGATTAACCGTTCAATAGATTTTACATTTTCACCTTGTAAGCATTGAAAGATAGCAGAGTGTTCACTATCAACTGGTAAGATATCAACATTATATCTTTTTGCATGTTCAATGACCAAATGTCCAGCTGTAACAAGTGTTTCCTTATTAGCAAGTGCTATCGTAATGCCATTTTCTATTGCTTTTAATGTTGGAACTAACCCCACGCTACCTACTACCGCATTTACTAAACATTCCACCCCATCATAAATAGCCGCTTCAATGAGAGCATCACTGCCATATCCTATTTTAACGTCATTATGTGAAAACTCTTTACTAACCATTTCGTAAGTTTCTTTGTCTTGAACTGCAACAAATTTCGGTTTAAATTTCTTAATAATCTCGCTCCCGGCTTTGTAATTACGACCGAAAGACATGGCTACAAGTTGAAATGCCTCAGGATGTGCTCCAATCACATCAAGAGTTTGTACTCCAATTGAACCAGTAGCACCTAACAAGCTAATTTTTTTCACAAATTCACTTCCAATCAAATAAAAAAATGCGTTAGTTACTAATCCGCACAAACAAGGATATGCTGATTAAGGGTATGAAGCTAATAGGAAAGGGTAATGGACTCATAATAGCTTAAAAAATTAAATTTAAAAAATGTAAAAGTGGTAAAACGAACAACAGACTATCAAATCTGTCTAGGATCCCTCCATGACCAGGAAGTATCGTACCTGAATCTTTAACTTGATAATGACGTTTTAGTGCTGATTCAACTAAATCACCTATTTGTCCAAATACAGATAATAATATTGTCATGAAAGTCACAACGAAATAATTATCTAGAACACCAGTAAAATAATGGTAGACCCATGAAAAAAGAACCGCAAATATAACGCCGCCAACCGCACCTTCAATCGTCTTATTTGGACTTATTTCTGGCCAGAGCTTGTTTTTGCCCATTGCACGTCCAACAAAATAAGCTCCAGAATCTGTTACCCATATCAATATTAATGCATAAAATACGAGCTCTAGACCAATATTTCTCGTTTCGATGAGAAAATAAAAGCCTATCCCAAGATAAAAAATAGCAATAACAACAAAACCAACATCATCAAATGTGAATTTATTTTTTGTCACTACTGTATAAGTTAATAAAAGTAGTAACGCCATTAAGGCAAATTCTGCCTTTGAAAAATTAACATCATCTAATACTGTTATATAAGAGGTTGGAATTAATTGTACCCACAGTAT from Metabacillus sediminilitoris carries:
- a CDS encoding PolC-type DNA polymerase III — encoded protein: MEKVNQIERFQLLLQQINLTEDAAVVHFKNGSIAKLTVHKHTKNWHFHFQFEKILPFDVYQLFQAKLVKSFSHIADITFSIETKDPVFDEKLVQDYWSICIQQMDGISPPMLALLNEQKPTLQGIKVIVKTKNDTEAMTIKKKYAHLIQESFQELGFPTFQMDTTVAVTKEEIQRFQEQKLQEDKEKGLKALTDMMNAEKEESTKPEFTGPLTIGYTIKNDEEIRTLASIEDEERRVAIQGYVFDAETKELRSGRTLLTFKITDYTSSILVKMFARDKEDAVLVQAVKKGMWLKVRGSIQNDTFVRDLVMIANDINEVNAQERQDLSPENEKRVELHLHSPMSQMDAVTSVSKYIEQAKKWGHKAIALTDHAVAQSFPEAYSAGKKNGVKILYGVEINLVNDGVPIAYNDDNRYLPDETYVVFDVETTGLSAVYDTIIELAAVKVRGGEIIDRFESFANPHHPLSAITIDLTGITDDMVKDAPNVDEVLRDFKEWIGNDILVAHNASFDMGFLNVGYKKLLGEEKAKNPVIDTLELGRFLYPELKNHRLNTLCKRFDIELTQHHRAIYDAEATGYLLIKMLKDAAEKGIENHNQFNDNMGKGNAYQRSRPYHATILAQNETGLKNLFKLVSISHMNYFYRVPRIPRSLLNKYREGLIVGSACDKGEVFEGMMQKSPEEVEEIAAYYDYLEVHPLEVYNHLIDLDYIKDETALKEIVSNIVNLGEKLEKPVVATGNVHYLNPVDKIYRKILISSQGGANPLNRHTLPNVHFRTTDEMMSCFSFLGKDKAKEIVIENTNKIADMIDEIKPIKDDLYTPKIEGADEEIRAMSYSRARSIYGENLPELVEARLEKELKSIIGHGFAVIYLISHKLVKKSLDDGYLVGSRGSVGSSFVATMTEITEVNPLPPHYVCPECQHSEFFNDGSVGSGFDLPNKECPNCGAQYQKDGHDIPFETFLGFKGDKVPDIDLNFSGEYQPKAHNYTKVLFGEDNVYRAGTIGTVAEKTAYGYVKGYANDHNIIYRGAEVDRLVQGCTGVKRTTGQHPGGIIVVPDYMDIFDFSPIQFPADATGSEWRTTHFDFHSIHDNLLKLDILGHDDPTVIRMLQDLSGIDPKTIPTDDPEVMKIFSGTESLGVSEEQIMCKTGTLGIPEFGTRFVRQMLEDTKPTTFSELVQISGLSHGTDVWLGNAQELIHNKICTLSEVIGCRDDIMVYLIYQGLEPSFAFKIMESVRKGKGLTDEMEEEMKKQEVPDWYIDSCLKIKYMFPKAHAAAYVLMAVRIAWFKVHHPLLYYAAYFTVRADDFDIETMVKGSTPIRAKIEEINLKGLDAAPKEKSLLTVLELALEMCERGYSFQKVDLYRSSASEFIIDGDTLIPPFNSIPGLGTNAAINIVNARKDGEFLSKEDLQQRGKVSKTIIEYLNAQGCLDELPDQNQLSLF
- a CDS encoding proline--tRNA ligase, with product MKQSMTFIPTLREVPADAEVKSHQLMLRAGFIRQNTSGVYSYLPLAQKVLKNIEQIVREEMNNAGASELLMPAMQQAELWQESGRWYSYGPELMRLKDRHNREFALGATHEEVITSLVRDEVKSYKRLPLSLYQIQTKFRDEKRPRFGVLRGREFIMKDAYSFHATQESLDEVYDKMFTAYQNIFTRCGLDFRAVIADSGAMGGKDTHEFMVLSDVGEDTIAYSDTSKYAANIEMAPVISTYEKRSEALKPLEKIETPNQKTIAEISTFLNVAKESCIKSILFKVDDRFVLTLVRGDHEVNDIKLKNLYGATVVELASAEETKETLNCVPGFVGPINVSNDVEVVADHAIAAVVNGVCGANEEHFHFQGVNIDRDAKISQYADLRFIQEGDKSPDGEGVIKFAKGIEVGHVFKLGTRYSEAMDATFLDENGRTQPMIMGCYGIGVSRTLAAIIEQYNDESGIVWPESVAPFQIHVIPVNVKNDAQKDLSDKLYAEFLQKGYDVLLDDRPERVGVKFADSDLIGLPVRVTVGKKAEDGIVEVKVRKTGESFEVSVTELYDKIKQLLGN
- the rseP gene encoding RIP metalloprotease RseP codes for the protein MNTVIAFVLIFGALVFFHELGHLIFANRAGILCREFAIGFGPKILSFKKNETVYTIRLLPIGGFVRMAGEDPEVIEVKPGHNVGLLFNKGNKVEKIILNNKEKYPNARIVEVENADLEHNMFISGYELGEEDFLKRFDVSETSYFIVDGQEVQIAPYNRQFQSKSVGQRIAAIFAGPLMNFILALVILFTLGLIQGAPVDDPRLGQLTDDGSAKSSGLQEGDVIHSIEGESTSSWTEVVTIIRENPEKELTFEVERGGEILSYEVVPKAAKVGEETIGQIGAYNPVDKSFISSIKYGFIETYTWTKEILFGFGKLITGQFSIDMLSGPVGIYDMTDKVAESGSLNLLRWAALLSINLGIVNLLPLPALDGGRLLFLFIEALRGKPIDRQKEGIVHFIGFSLLMLLMLVVTWNDIQRLFL
- the dxr gene encoding 1-deoxy-D-xylulose-5-phosphate reductoisomerase, producing the protein MKKISLLGATGSIGVQTLDVIGAHPEAFQLVAMSFGRNYKAGSEIIKKFKPKFVAVQDKETYEMVSKEFSHNDVKIGYGSDALIEAAIYDGVECLVNAVVGSVGLVPTLKAIENGITIALANKETLVTAGHLVIEHAKRYNVDILPVDSEHSAIFQCLQGENVKSIERLIVTASGGSFRDKKREELVEVTVEEALKHPNWSMGAKITIDSATMMNKGLEVIEAHWLFNMPYEKIDVLLHKESIIHSLVEFEDSSIIAQLGTPDMRVPIQFALTYPERLPLVKAKRLELWEVGKLHFEKADFNRYRCLQYAFDSGKIGGTMPTVLNAANEEAVSAFLRGDITFLQIEEIIERSLNKHESISHPNLEQIQFVDQQTRNFVQTLIS
- a CDS encoding phosphatidate cytidylyltransferase; translated protein: MKQRILTAVLAAAIFLPFIIYGGLPFTIFVYLLATIALRELLKMKKISLASIPGLVSLVILWVQLIPTSYITVLDDVNFSKAEFALMALLLLLTYTVVTKNKFTFDDVGFVVIAIFYLGIGFYFLIETRNIGLELVFYALILIWVTDSGAYFVGRAMGKNKLWPEISPNKTIEGAVGGVIFAVLFSWVYHYFTGVLDNYFVVTFMTILLSVFGQIGDLVESALKRHYQVKDSGTILPGHGGILDRFDSLLFVLPLLHFLNLIF